CTTTTGCTTCGATGACGTTTTCTACACTGACGTCTGAGAATAATGCGATCTTGTTACGTAAGTCTTCTGTCATTTCATACTCTGTACGTACGACGATCATATCTGGTTGAATACCTAAACCACGTAATTCTTTAACACTATGTTGCGTCGGTTTAGTTTTCATTTCGCCTGCTGCTTTAATATATGGTAGTAACGTACAATGAATAAACATGACATTTTCTCTACCGAGTTGTGTTCTTAACTGACGAATAGCTTCAATAAACGGTAATCCTTCGATGTCACCTGTCGTTCCGCCAATTTCAGTAATGACGATTTCAGCATCTGTCTTTTCACCGTTACGTAACATTCTCGATTTAATTTCGTTTGTAATGTGAGGAATGACTTGTACAGTTCCTCCAAAGTAATCTCCGTTACGCTCTTTTCGTAACACTTCTGAATAAATCTTACCTGCTGTAGCGCTTGAGTATTTGTTTACTGTAATGTCGATAAATCGTTCATAGTGTCCTAAATCTAAATCCGTTTCTGCACCATCATCTGTGACAAAAACTTCCCCATGTTGAAACGGGCTCATTTCACCTGGGTCAACGTTTAAGTATGGATCAAACTTTTGAACTGTTACTTTAAATCCACGTGCTTTTAAAATTCTACCGAGTGATGCAGCCGTAATACCTTTACCAAGAGAAGATACAACGCCACCTGTTACAAAAATATACTTAGTCAAGTAAGATTCCTCCTATAAATAAAAAAATCTCCCTCCCAAATGCGCTTGGAAAGGAGCTCGTTCACTGTATCCCTAAAATAAGGGAGCCCAATTAAAATAATAGCACGATTACGGAATTTGTCAATAATTTAATAGTCGTCTCCGTCACCGTAATCATCTTCGAGCGTATCGCCTTCATCGATGTTTAAATCCGTAGTGTCGATGTCTTCATCATCAATAGCTTCATCGATATCCTCATCGTCTTCTTCGTCGATATCTTCGATGTCTTCATCGTCAAGTTCTTCGTCAAGTTCGTCGAATTCATCAAGTTCATTGTCGACGACTTCAAACTTATGAACCGTCGGTGCAATTTTGTCGTTGATGTCATCCACCGTGAACCATTTTCTAAGACCCCATACACCGTCTTCAGTAGAAACAAAACGACCATCTGTATTTAAGTCTGTATAAAATTGTAAAATACGATTTTCGATTTCTTTCTCAGTATATCCACCGATTTCTTGGAATTTGTCGATAATTGAATATAAATCAGTTTCTTTTTCTAAATCATCTAAGTAAATATAAGCCATATCAATAAACGCTTGTTCGTCGATCATTTCTTTTGTAAACTCATCTAATCTCATAATTTGATATCCTTTCATATCATTCATTGCACAATCAAAAGTATATTACATTCAATACTATTATAATGCAAGCATTTTTCATAGTGTAGCATATGATATTTTGAAAATAAAACCCGTAAAAAATA
Above is a genomic segment from Nosocomiicoccus massiliensis containing:
- the rpoE gene encoding DNA-directed RNA polymerase subunit delta — encoded protein: MRLDEFTKEMIDEQAFIDMAYIYLDDLEKETDLYSIIDKFQEIGGYTEKEIENRILQFYTDLNTDGRFVSTEDGVWGLRKWFTVDDINDKIAPTVHKFEVVDNELDEFDELDEELDDEDIEDIDEEDDEDIDEAIDDEDIDTTDLNIDEGDTLEDDYGDGDDY